In the genome of Pediococcus claussenii ATCC BAA-344, one region contains:
- a CDS encoding polyprenyl synthetase family protein: MTMNSKDKIFDLKMLNHFMDQKIESDSLNNDLRTMMRYSLEAGGKRIRPALFLAVVRSLGGTINTSTYTTAMALEVLHTYSLIHDDLPAMDNDDLRRGKLTSHKKFGEAQAILTGDALLTYTFQLLTDTDFDGKQIKELVHLFATAAGADGMIAGQLEDILGNNIQYSLSELKQLHLNKTGRLISLAVETGIVVSNSNISEELRSWYKEFGRNFGLAFQIFDDILDVTKTSKELGKTANKDVSLNKNTYVSILGLDGAKKELNRVIQQCQYAITQIRERIDFETDSLEVFLSDFKIDGEIK, from the coding sequence ATGACAATGAATAGTAAAGATAAAATTTTTGATTTAAAAATGTTAAATCATTTTATGGATCAAAAGATTGAAAGTGACAGCTTAAACAACGATTTACGAACCATGATGCGATATTCGTTGGAGGCGGGTGGAAAAAGGATTCGACCAGCTCTTTTTTTAGCCGTTGTTCGCTCATTAGGAGGTACGATTAATACTTCTACTTATACGACAGCGATGGCCTTGGAAGTATTGCATACTTACTCTTTAATTCATGATGATTTACCCGCAATGGATAACGATGATTTGCGTCGGGGAAAGTTAACAAGCCATAAAAAATTTGGTGAGGCGCAAGCAATACTTACAGGTGATGCGTTATTAACGTATACATTCCAATTGTTAACTGATACTGACTTCGACGGCAAACAGATTAAAGAATTAGTGCATCTGTTTGCAACAGCTGCCGGTGCAGACGGTATGATTGCCGGTCAATTGGAAGATATTCTAGGAAATAATATTCAGTATTCATTATCTGAATTAAAGCAGCTGCATTTAAATAAAACAGGTCGGTTAATTAGTCTAGCAGTTGAGACTGGTATTGTTGTTTCCAACTCCAATATTTCTGAAGAACTACGATCTTGGTATAAAGAGTTTGGAAGGAATTTCGGTTTAGCCTTTCAAATTTTTGATGATATATTGGATGTCACTAAAACATCAAAGGAACTTGGAAAGACAGCTAATAAAGATGTCAGTCTAAATAAGAATACGTATGTAAGTATTTTAGGATTAGACGGAGCTAAAAAAGAATTAAATCGGGTAATTCAGCAGTGTCAATATGCAATTACTCAGATTAGAGAAAGAATAGATTTTGAAACTGATAGCCTTGAAGTATTTTTATCGGATTTTAAAATTGATGGTGAAATAAAATGA
- a CDS encoding exodeoxyribonuclease VII small subunit, with translation MDKEKTFEENLQDLQQIVAHLEQGDVPLEEALKEFQKGVELSNELQSSLKDAEETLAKVMKDNGDEDAFEVNDNDNE, from the coding sequence ATGGATAAAGAAAAAACTTTTGAAGAGAATTTACAGGATTTACAACAAATTGTTGCTCATTTAGAACAAGGCGATGTTCCATTGGAGGAAGCTTTAAAAGAGTTTCAAAAGGGAGTCGAGTTAAGTAATGAACTGCAGAGCTCGTTGAAGGATGCAGAAGAAACGCTTGCTAAAGTTATGAAAGATAATGGTGATGAAGACGCCTTTGAAGTAAATGACAATGACAATGAATAG
- the xseA gene encoding exodeoxyribonuclease VII large subunit, whose amino-acid sequence MDEQYLTVTALTSYIKKKFDVDPYLQKIYLSGEISNFRIRPGHQYFSLKDENSKINAVMFKSAFSKVKFQPEEGMKVLVSGRVSVFPGNGGYQIYIDNMQPDGIGALYQAYQQLKEKLAKEGLFTIAKKTIPKFPKKIAVVTSPSGAVIRDIITTVRRRYPIAQIVLFPAQVQGEGASADITRQIKRANQLASFDTLIIGRGGGSIEDLWPFNEENVARAIFDSELPVISSVGHETDTTIADLVADVRAATPTAAAELATPVLTDELVNLEQQRIRVINATKNLLDLKKQSLKNIKKSFLFSNPERLYEGYVQNLDLLKQRLFDNQRNILEDKRKSLEVKSLYLSNNDFPNRIKLLKQTVINLSERNKNAAKQQYLNKNNRFASLAESLDHLSPLKIMGRGYSYVTSNNKVIKNATDLKPSMMINLHFSDGEASAEIKKIEKENLENG is encoded by the coding sequence ATGGATGAGCAATATCTTACTGTAACAGCGTTAACGAGTTACATCAAAAAGAAATTTGATGTTGACCCTTATTTACAAAAAATATATTTATCTGGTGAAATATCTAATTTTAGAATTAGACCAGGTCATCAATATTTCAGTTTGAAAGATGAAAATTCAAAGATAAATGCAGTTATGTTTAAATCGGCATTTTCCAAAGTTAAATTTCAGCCTGAAGAAGGTATGAAAGTTTTAGTGAGTGGTCGAGTCAGTGTTTTCCCTGGTAATGGTGGTTATCAAATATACATTGATAATATGCAACCAGATGGTATTGGTGCATTGTATCAAGCGTATCAACAGCTTAAAGAAAAGCTTGCAAAAGAAGGCCTGTTTACAATTGCTAAAAAAACAATTCCAAAATTTCCTAAAAAAATCGCCGTTGTCACTAGTCCGTCTGGTGCAGTAATTAGAGATATTATTACTACTGTGCGGCGACGTTATCCAATCGCCCAGATTGTTTTGTTTCCTGCTCAGGTTCAAGGAGAAGGTGCCTCAGCGGACATTACAAGACAGATTAAGCGCGCCAATCAGTTAGCAAGTTTTGACACATTAATTATTGGACGTGGTGGTGGCTCCATTGAAGACTTGTGGCCTTTCAATGAAGAAAATGTAGCCAGAGCGATTTTTGATAGCGAATTGCCAGTAATTTCGTCCGTGGGACATGAAACTGATACAACAATTGCGGACTTAGTAGCTGATGTTAGAGCAGCAACGCCGACGGCCGCTGCAGAATTGGCAACGCCCGTTTTAACTGATGAACTAGTAAATCTTGAGCAACAACGTATTCGGGTCATCAATGCAACTAAAAATTTACTGGATTTAAAGAAACAAAGTTTAAAGAATATTAAAAAATCGTTTTTATTTAGTAATCCAGAAAGATTGTATGAGGGATATGTTCAAAACTTGGATCTGCTGAAACAACGGTTATTTGACAATCAACGGAATATTCTTGAGGATAAAAGAAAATCACTTGAAGTTAAGTCGTTATATTTATCAAATAACGACTTTCCAAATAGAATTAAGCTTCTAAAGCAAACTGTTATTAATTTAAGTGAACGAAACAAAAATGCTGCAAAGCAACAATATTTAAATAAAAATAATCGATTTGCTTCATTAGCGGAAAGCTTGGATCATTTAAGTCCTTTGAAAATTATGGGGCGGGGTTACTCATACGTAACCAGTAATAATAAAGTTATTAAAAATGCGACAGATTTAAAACCATCAATGATGATAAATCTCCATTTTTCTGATGGCGAAGCTAGTGCTGAAATTAAAAAGATTGAGAAGGAAAATTTAGAAAATGGATAA
- a CDS encoding bifunctional methylenetetrahydrofolate dehydrogenase/methenyltetrahydrofolate cyclohydrolase, whose protein sequence is MAMIINGRELANEIDGQTKIEVEKLSHEGLIPHLVVILVGEDEASQIYVRNKHKRAESLGIKSTIIRMPVNSSEEELLIKISDLNKDKDVHAILVQLPLPEQINEQRIIEAISPNKDADGFSPINVGKLSSGETYHLPIACTPMGIMEMFKKYSIDLDGKNAVVVGRSNIVGKPMANLLLNENATVTIAHSHTKNITNIIKQADILVVATGIAHFIKKDQVKIGATVIDVGMDRDENGKLTGDVDFEGVKSIASFITPVPKGVGPMTISMLMKQTVNLAKWSI, encoded by the coding sequence ATGGCGATGATAATTAACGGACGAGAACTCGCGAATGAAATTGATGGGCAAACTAAAATTGAAGTAGAAAAATTATCTCATGAAGGCTTAATACCGCATTTAGTTGTGATTTTAGTGGGTGAAGATGAAGCCAGCCAAATCTATGTGAGAAATAAACATAAAAGGGCTGAGAGCTTGGGAATAAAGTCTACAATCATTAGAATGCCAGTAAATAGTTCCGAAGAAGAACTATTAATCAAGATTTCAGATTTGAATAAAGATAAAGACGTTCATGCAATATTAGTTCAATTGCCACTTCCAGAACAAATCAACGAACAAAGAATCATTGAAGCAATTTCTCCTAACAAGGATGCAGATGGTTTTAGCCCAATTAATGTGGGAAAACTTAGCTCTGGGGAAACATATCATCTTCCGATCGCATGTACACCAATGGGAATTATGGAAATGTTTAAAAAATATTCGATTGACTTAGACGGTAAAAACGCCGTAGTTGTTGGCAGGAGTAATATTGTAGGGAAACCAATGGCAAATCTTCTGTTAAATGAAAATGCCACTGTAACGATTGCACATAGTCATACAAAAAATATTACAAATATAATTAAACAGGCAGATATCTTGGTTGTTGCAACAGGAATTGCACACTTTATAAAAAAGGATCAAGTAAAAATTGGTGCTACTGTAATCGATGTAGGTATGGATCGTGATGAAAATGGAAAATTAACCGGAGATGTGGATTTTGAAGGGGTTAAATCCATCGCTAGTTTCATAACCCCTGTTCCAAAGGGTGTGGGACCGATGACGATCTCAATGTTAATGAAACAAACCGTAAATCTCGCTAAATGGAGTATTTAA
- the nusB gene encoding transcription antitermination factor NusB: protein MSLTRHQVREVAFQVAFAQKANQDVNVEALTDQIIDGRTVAPDNEQYLQQLVSGIVSNKEDLDSTVAEKLKDGWTLQRLAKPDLTILELGTFEILHTETPNSVAINEAIELAKEYTDESSKSFINGVLSKIAD from the coding sequence GTGAGTTTAACAAGACATCAAGTTCGTGAAGTGGCTTTCCAAGTGGCCTTTGCACAAAAGGCCAATCAAGATGTAAATGTTGAGGCGTTGACTGATCAAATTATTGATGGCAGAACAGTTGCACCTGATAATGAACAATACCTTCAACAATTAGTGTCTGGGATTGTTTCAAATAAGGAAGATTTAGATTCTACGGTTGCAGAAAAGTTAAAAGATGGTTGGACTCTTCAACGATTAGCAAAGCCAGATTTAACGATTCTAGAACTGGGTACTTTTGAAATACTCCATACAGAAACACCTAATAGTGTTGCAATCAATGAAGCAATTGAATTAGCTAAAGAATACACTGATGAAAGTTCTAAGAGTTTTATCAACGGCGTTTTGTCAAAAATTGCCGATTGA
- a CDS encoding Asp23/Gls24 family envelope stress response protein, protein MAESKFLELTDTSSSNGNISITPEVVEAIAGLEVEQIKGVHLVDSGISKSFNAILRLDSNPKGVRLSEDDRGLVIDIRVMLDFGISVPQTAAQIQEKIKQQLLFMTEIVINEVNVEIVGMEPEEVKSDINPDDIFAENDGEDK, encoded by the coding sequence ATGGCAGAAAGTAAATTTTTGGAATTAACAGATACGAGTTCTTCAAATGGAAACATTTCAATTACCCCAGAAGTTGTTGAAGCAATTGCGGGACTTGAAGTTGAACAGATTAAGGGAGTGCACTTAGTTGATAGTGGGATTTCCAAAAGTTTTAATGCAATTTTACGATTGGATTCTAACCCAAAAGGGGTTCGATTAAGTGAAGATGATCGTGGTCTGGTAATTGATATTCGAGTGATGCTAGATTTTGGTATTTCGGTGCCTCAGACAGCTGCTCAAATTCAAGAAAAAATTAAGCAGCAACTGCTTTTTATGACCGAAATCGTAATCAATGAAGTGAATGTTGAAATAGTTGGTATGGAACCAGAAGAAGTTAAATCTGACATTAATCCAGATGATATTTTTGCAGAAAATGATGGTGAAGATAAGTGA
- the efp gene encoding elongation factor P, with the protein MSTISTSDFKNGLTIEFDDNIWRIVEFQHVKPGKGSAFVRTKLKNLRNGAVQEKTFRAGEKMEQANIETRKMQYLYNDGSSYIFMDNNTYEQVEIPSERLEVEKNYLIENMEVSISFYGSESLGVELPNTIDLKVTETEPTIKGNTASGGSKPATLETGLVVQVPFFVNEGDVLTINTSDGSYISRA; encoded by the coding sequence ATGAGTACGATTTCAACATCAGATTTTAAAAATGGACTAACAATTGAGTTTGATGATAATATTTGGCGAATTGTTGAGTTTCAGCATGTTAAGCCAGGTAAGGGTAGTGCCTTTGTTAGAACAAAGCTAAAGAACTTACGCAATGGTGCCGTTCAGGAAAAAACTTTCCGCGCGGGTGAAAAGATGGAACAAGCTAACATTGAAACTAGGAAGATGCAGTACCTTTACAATGATGGATCTAGTTATATTTTTATGGATAACAATACCTATGAACAAGTTGAAATTCCAAGTGAACGTTTAGAGGTTGAAAAAAATTATCTAATTGAAAATATGGAAGTTAGTATTTCATTTTATGGATCAGAATCATTGGGAGTTGAATTGCCTAACACAATTGATTTGAAGGTTACCGAAACAGAACCTACAATCAAAGGAAATACTGCCAGTGGTGGTTCTAAACCGGCTACGTTGGAAACAGGATTAGTGGTTCAAGTTCCATTTTTTGTAAACGAAGGTGATGTGTTAACCATCAATACATCAGATGGAAGTTATATTTCGCGCGCTTAA
- the rpmA gene encoding 50S ribosomal protein L27: MEMNLQFFSHHKGGGSTSNGRDSAGRRLGTKRADGQTAKAGMIIYRQRGTHIYPGANVGRGNDDTLFALAEGVVRFERKGRDKRQVSVYPVADAE, encoded by the coding sequence ATGGAAATGAATTTACAATTTTTCTCTCACCATAAAGGTGGTGGATCAACATCAAATGGTCGTGATTCAGCAGGTCGTCGTTTAGGTACAAAGCGTGCTGATGGTCAAACTGCTAAGGCAGGTATGATTATTTATCGTCAACGCGGTACTCATATTTATCCAGGTGCAAACGTTGGCCGTGGAAATGATGATACATTGTTTGCTTTGGCAGAAGGTGTTGTTCGCTTCGAACGTAAAGGCCGTGACAAGCGTCAAGTATCTGTTTATCCAGTCGCAGACGCAGAATAA
- a CDS encoding ribosomal-processing cysteine protease Prp, producing MIQAQVFENQKRITGFKITGHADYSEYGSDIVCSAISVLAINTVNSAEKLTGVKLIVDSDNANGGYLNVTVPRTIDSKQDEQLQVLLKSLRLGLVDVSQSYGKYIKIK from the coding sequence ATGATACAAGCACAAGTTTTTGAGAATCAAAAGCGAATTACAGGCTTTAAAATTACTGGACATGCTGATTATTCGGAATATGGTTCGGATATTGTTTGTTCAGCAATTTCTGTTTTAGCAATTAACACTGTCAACAGTGCTGAGAAGCTTACAGGAGTCAAGCTAATCGTGGATTCTGATAATGCGAATGGTGGTTACCTCAATGTAACCGTCCCCAGAACGATTGACAGTAAGCAGGACGAGCAATTGCAAGTTCTACTTAAAAGTTTACGGTTAGGTCTTGTAGATGTAAGTCAGTCATATGGAAAATATATTAAAATTAAATAA
- the rplU gene encoding 50S ribosomal protein L21, whose product MYAIIKTGGKQFKVEEGQSIFVEKLNVAEGEKVTFDQVVFVGGDTTKVGTPVVDGASVAGTVEKQGKQKKITTFKYKAKKNQHTKTGHRQPYTKVMIDSINA is encoded by the coding sequence ATGTACGCAATTATTAAAACAGGTGGCAAGCAGTTTAAAGTTGAAGAAGGTCAATCGATCTTTGTTGAAAAGCTGAATGTTGCTGAAGGCGAAAAAGTTACTTTTGATCAAGTTGTCTTCGTTGGTGGCGATACTACTAAAGTTGGTACTCCAGTTGTTGATGGAGCTTCAGTTGCTGGAACAGTTGAAAAACAAGGCAAGCAAAAGAAGATTACAACATTTAAGTATAAAGCTAAAAAGAACCAACATACAAAGACTGGTCATCGTCAGCCATATACTAAGGTTATGATCGACTCAATTAACGCATAA
- a CDS encoding TetR/AcrR family transcriptional regulator, with translation MVNSSDPRVLKTKKKLTVALINLLKTYSVEDLNVRQLTDEAGITRGSFYSHFTDKDDFVEKTLQDIVVGLFSSVILDARGRIPVDDIKSHEVYVMSIGALFDNIAVNYQMYTVLLCNDEQGRFAQAIENTINLYLNQFTKYFQSRMNVGGYPLATINSFYVHGLVGMIIDWLSAGMVYTPHYMAGVTAQVLKAPTRQNEMHPLNFFTE, from the coding sequence ATGGTTAATTCGAGTGATCCACGTGTGCTAAAAACTAAAAAGAAGTTAACAGTTGCTTTAATTAACTTGTTAAAAACATATAGTGTTGAAGATTTAAATGTACGACAGTTGACCGATGAAGCAGGAATAACAAGGGGATCTTTTTATTCACATTTTACGGATAAAGATGATTTCGTCGAAAAAACGCTTCAGGATATTGTAGTGGGCCTTTTTAGTTCAGTTATTCTTGATGCAAGAGGAAGAATTCCAGTGGATGATATAAAGTCACATGAGGTTTATGTTATGTCGATTGGGGCTCTTTTCGATAATATTGCTGTTAATTATCAAATGTATACGGTTCTATTATGTAATGATGAACAAGGGCGATTTGCTCAGGCTATTGAAAATACAATTAATTTATATCTCAATCAATTTACCAAGTATTTTCAAAGCCGAATGAACGTTGGTGGATATCCACTGGCTACAATAAATTCTTTTTATGTACATGGTTTGGTAGGTATGATTATTGATTGGTTATCGGCCGGAATGGTTTATACACCACATTATATGGCAGGAGTTACGGCCCAAGTATTAAAAGCACCAACACGACAGAATGAAATGCACCCATTGAATTTTTTTACTGAATAA
- a CDS encoding SemiSWEET family transporter translates to MKQESISIKIIGRLASFLSVLMYVSYIPQIFANLNGSYGNPIQPLVAGINCTVWTYYGLFKANRDWPIVIANLPGIVLGFFTFFTALH, encoded by the coding sequence ATGAAACAGGAAAGTATTTCAATCAAAATCATTGGTCGTTTAGCATCGTTTTTATCAGTTTTAATGTATGTATCCTATATTCCTCAAATTTTTGCTAATTTAAATGGTTCATATGGTAATCCCATTCAGCCCCTTGTCGCAGGAATAAACTGTACCGTTTGGACCTATTATGGATTGTTCAAAGCCAATCGTGATTGGCCCATTGTTATTGCAAATTTGCCTGGAATAGTTCTGGGCTTTTTCACCTTTTTTACAGCGTTACATTAA